Proteins from a single region of Patescibacteria group bacterium:
- a CDS encoding ComEC/Rec2 family competence protein — translation MAKFSKAKVFTYLLIAFIVGVGLSSLFHLSVYWLCWPTLITLWLIIFIKSRLVKIISLIILFFIFGIWRAQLAWPKVNDQNVVFYNDQEVVLKGLISQEPIQQSKQTVIIVSVKQVNDRPVFGKILVKVPLFAPYQYGQELQIDCRLITPENFGQFNYQNYLAKDNIWSLCQNPKEIKILSQNRGNWLLVRIYNFKHAAQKMINENMTEPQGGLFSSLLLGAGGYLPQDFRDALSKTGTSHIVAVSGLHIVIMISLVEIIIFSVFGIKRKHAFYLTAFFIIIYVILTGLAASAVRAGIMGILLLFAKKIGRDYQAGNAIFLVAALMLIFNPFLLLWDVGWQLSFLSILGLIYLSPRFQVLLIKIPDFKIWPIRSYLVATFSAYLFTLPLILYYFGNLSLSAPLANSLVLGFFPWVMMSGFIFILTGLAWPFLIKILVWPIWLILTYVIKIIDFFAQVTWLSWHLGGFSLVWIIFYFIVLIIILKSFLKKQNAPTG, via the coding sequence ATGGCCAAATTTTCCAAGGCCAAAGTTTTCACTTATCTTTTAATTGCTTTTATAGTCGGCGTCGGTTTGTCGTCCCTATTTCACCTATCGGTCTATTGGTTATGTTGGCCGACTCTAATCACGCTTTGGTTGATTATTTTCATTAAGTCGCGTTTAGTTAAAATTATCAGTTTGATAATTTTATTTTTTATTTTCGGGATTTGGCGCGCTCAATTGGCCTGGCCGAAAGTAAACGACCAGAACGTAGTTTTTTATAATGATCAAGAAGTTGTTTTAAAAGGCCTAATCAGCCAGGAGCCAATTCAACAAAGCAAACAAACCGTCATTATTGTTAGTGTAAAACAGGTCAACGATCGGCCGGTTTTCGGGAAAATTTTAGTTAAGGTTCCCTTATTTGCGCCTTATCAATATGGCCAGGAATTACAAATCGATTGTAGGTTAATCACGCCGGAAAATTTTGGCCAATTTAATTATCAAAATTATTTAGCTAAAGATAATATTTGGTCGCTTTGCCAGAATCCGAAAGAAATAAAAATTTTAAGCCAAAATAGAGGTAATTGGCTATTAGTTAGAATTTACAATTTTAAACACGCGGCGCAAAAAATGATTAACGAGAATATGACTGAACCGCAGGGCGGGCTCTTTTCTTCACTCTTGCTCGGCGCTGGCGGTTATCTGCCGCAAGATTTTCGTGACGCCTTAAGTAAAACCGGTACTTCACACATCGTGGCCGTTTCGGGCTTGCATATCGTGATCATGATCAGTTTAGTCGAGATAATTATTTTTTCGGTTTTTGGCATAAAAAGAAAACATGCCTTTTATTTAACCGCGTTTTTTATTATTATTTACGTTATTCTCACCGGCTTGGCCGCCTCAGCTGTTCGCGCCGGCATTATGGGTATACTGTTATTATTTGCCAAAAAAATTGGCCGTGACTATCAGGCCGGTAACGCGATTTTTTTAGTCGCGGCCTTAATGTTAATTTTTAATCCTTTCCTGTTGCTCTGGGACGTGGGTTGGCAATTGTCGTTTTTATCAATTTTAGGTTTGATTTATTTATCACCGCGCTTCCAGGTTTTATTGATTAAAATTCCTGATTTTAAAATTTGGCCGATTCGCTCGTATCTAGTGGCGACGTTTAGCGCTTATTTATTCACCCTACCTTTAATACTTTATTATTTTGGCAATTTATCTTTAAGCGCGCCCTTAGCAAATTCTTTGGTTTTGGGATTTTTCCCGTGGGTTATGATGAGCGGTTTTATTTTCATTTTAACCGGTCTAGCTTGGCCGTTTTTGATAAAAATTTTAGTTTGGCCGATTTGGCTTATTCTGACTTATGTGATAAAGATTATAGACTTTTTTGCGCAAGTGACATGGTTATCTTGGCATTTGGGAGGATTCTCTTTGGTTTGGATTATTTTTTATTTTATCGTTTTAATTATTATTTTAAAATCTTTCCTTAAAAAACAAAATGCCCCTACCGGTTGA
- a CDS encoding MBL fold metallo-hydrolase — MPQTGDDKIIFLDVGQGDSILIESAQGHNILIDGGPSKEISYKLDQYLPLTNRKIDIMILTHPDPDHLNGLVEVIKRYQVNQIYSNGVYDPDLNYLEWQGVIIEKNIPFSYITHPMQLAIDSRVFVDFLWPRQNYINQSLKDDNIASVVTKFDINGHKFLLTGDLPSEEEGELLATKTDPIAEVLKIAHHGSKYSTSNNFLALVKPSYAVISVGKNSFGHPSFRVLNSLQKINTSPLRTDEKGDIIFFINQSGLRVQTAK, encoded by the coding sequence TTGCCTCAAACGGGCGATGATAAAATTATTTTTCTTGATGTCGGGCAGGGCGATTCAATTTTAATTGAATCTGCTCAAGGCCATAATATTTTGATTGACGGTGGGCCAAGTAAAGAAATTAGTTATAAATTAGATCAATATTTGCCGCTGACTAATAGAAAAATTGATATCATGATTTTAACCCACCCCGATCCTGACCATTTAAATGGGTTAGTAGAGGTTATAAAAAGATATCAAGTTAATCAGATTTATAGTAACGGCGTTTATGATCCGGATTTAAATTATCTAGAGTGGCAAGGGGTAATTATAGAAAAAAACATTCCGTTTAGTTATATTACGCATCCCATGCAGTTGGCGATAGACAGTCGGGTTTTTGTTGATTTTTTATGGCCGCGGCAAAACTATATTAATCAATCTCTTAAAGATGATAACATTGCTTCCGTTGTAACCAAATTTGACATTAACGGTCATAAATTTTTATTAACCGGCGATTTGCCCAGCGAAGAAGAGGGTGAATTACTGGCGACCAAAACTGACCCAATAGCTGAAGTTTTAAAAATTGCGCATCACGGTTCGAAATATTCGACTAGCAATAATTTTTTAGCATTAGTTAAGCCCAGTTATGCAGTAATTTCTGTCGGCAAAAATAGTTTCGGCCATCCCAGTTTTCGCGTTTTGAATTCTCTGCAAAAAATCAACACTTCTCCCTTGCGCACTGACGAGAAGGGTGATATAATCTTTTTCATTAATCAAAGTGGTCTGCGAGTACAGACCGCTAAATAA
- a CDS encoding AAA family ATPase gives MKGIEFPLFKTKVVGVSEKFMLEDPAERRKYFQAKAGAEINKIKEYLANNTFVAFLLGKKNSGKGTYSKLFIEAVGSDRVAHLSVGDIVRSADQALRDEKSKQELTEYLKKNYRGFITVEEVVERILGRSTSGLLPTEAILALIEREIDHLGRKAVFIDGFPRNLDQISYSIFFRTLMGYRDDPDFFVFIDLPESVIDERLKYRVICPKCKTPRNIKLLRTKNIGYDVGNNSFYLMCDNPNCGGVRMVPKEGDELGIEAIRDRMEIDDKVMRMLTDLQGVPKVYLRNSIPVDEAKNYVDDYEITPAYRFECDKASGGVKVIEEPWTTKDDNGKLSYSLLPAPVAVAMIKQIVQVLGL, from the coding sequence ATGAAAGGAATAGAGTTTCCCTTATTTAAAACTAAGGTAGTCGGCGTAAGTGAAAAATTTATGCTCGAAGATCCGGCTGAACGACGTAAATATTTTCAAGCTAAGGCCGGTGCGGAAATTAATAAGATTAAAGAGTATTTGGCAAACAATACTTTTGTGGCCTTTTTGTTGGGTAAAAAAAATTCTGGTAAAGGTACTTATTCAAAATTATTCATTGAAGCCGTTGGTTCTGATCGGGTGGCTCATTTATCGGTCGGAGATATTGTTCGCAGCGCCGACCAAGCCCTTCGTGATGAAAAAAGCAAACAAGAGTTGACGGAATACTTAAAGAAAAATTATCGCGGTTTTATTACCGTTGAAGAAGTGGTAGAGAGAATCTTGGGCCGTTCGACGTCTGGGCTTTTGCCAACCGAAGCGATTTTGGCACTTATTGAGCGCGAGATTGATCATTTAGGGCGCAAGGCAGTCTTTATTGATGGCTTTCCTCGTAATCTTGATCAGATTTCTTATTCAATATTTTTTAGAACATTAATGGGCTATCGAGATGATCCTGACTTTTTCGTTTTCATCGATTTGCCCGAATCGGTCATCGACGAGAGATTAAAATATCGCGTCATTTGCCCGAAGTGCAAAACGCCGCGCAACATTAAATTATTACGTACTAAAAATATCGGTTATGATGTTGGGAATAATAGTTTTTATTTAATGTGTGATAATCCTAATTGCGGTGGTGTGCGCATGGTTCCGAAAGAAGGAGACGAGCTTGGTATCGAAGCTATTCGTGACCGCATGGAAATCGACGATAAGGTTATGAGAATGTTGACCGACTTACAGGGCGTACCGAAGGTTTATCTTCGCAATTCCATTCCGGTCGATGAAGCAAAAAACTACGTCGACGATTATGAAATCACTCCAGCTTATCGTTTCGAGTGCGATAAGGCCAGTGGCGGCGTAAAAGTAATAGAAGAGCCATGGACAACCAAAGACGATAATGGAAAATTGTCTTATAGCTTATTGCCTGCGCCGGTAGCCGTGGCTATGATTAAACAAATAGTTCAAGTCCTGGGATTATAA